A portion of the Micromonospora tarapacensis genome contains these proteins:
- a CDS encoding adenosylcobinamide-GDP ribazoletransferase, with protein MPAERRLGDGARLALTTLTILPMRAGRIDRGTAGTAMALAPAVGALLGVPLAGVLLLLDTVTAPLVAAGITVAAGALLTRGLHLDGLADTVDALGSYRRGPAALEIMKKPDVGPFGVVALVLVLLVQAAALAELAGRSRPAVFAAVVTATAAGRLGVALACRRGVPAARPEGLGALVAGTIGPVALLAGTAAVAVPAVAAVPERPWQGPLAVLVALAVAAGLLRHVVRRLGGITGDVLGATVELVTTLVYLGLALSG; from the coding sequence GTGCCGGCTGAGCGCCGGCTCGGCGACGGGGCGCGGCTGGCGCTGACCACCCTCACCATCCTGCCGATGCGTGCCGGCCGGATCGACCGGGGCACGGCGGGCACGGCGATGGCGCTCGCCCCGGCGGTCGGCGCACTGCTCGGCGTGCCGCTGGCCGGCGTACTGCTGCTGCTCGACACGGTCACCGCGCCGCTGGTCGCCGCCGGGATCACCGTCGCCGCCGGCGCCCTGCTCACCCGGGGGCTGCACCTGGACGGGCTGGCCGACACCGTGGACGCGCTCGGCTCGTACCGGCGCGGTCCGGCCGCGTTGGAGATCATGAAGAAGCCGGACGTGGGGCCGTTCGGGGTGGTCGCGCTGGTGCTCGTGCTCCTGGTGCAGGCGGCGGCGCTGGCGGAACTGGCCGGCCGGTCCCGGCCGGCGGTGTTCGCGGCCGTGGTGACGGCCACCGCGGCCGGTCGGCTCGGGGTCGCGCTGGCCTGCCGGCGGGGTGTGCCGGCGGCCCGCCCGGAGGGTCTCGGCGCACTGGTGGCCGGCACCATCGGCCCGGTGGCGCTGCTCGCCGGCACGGCCGCCGTCGCGGTGCCGGCGGTCGCGGCGGTGCCGGAGCGCCCGTGGCAGGGGCCGTTGGCCGTGCTCGTCGCGCTCGCCGTCGCCGCCGGGTTGCTCCGGCACGTGGTACGCCGGCTCGGCGGTATCACCGGTGACGTGCTCGGCGCGACGGTGGAACTGGTCACCACGCTGGTCTACCTGGGACTGGCGCTGTCCGGCTGA
- a CDS encoding WG repeat-containing protein, which produces MVRITRPRLGTRRAGGRRRTTRRHPLAPPVSGPPLPAPPRPAASDPSAPGSAPPPRGSASAAPPAEADLVEPVSAPPDAAPPIAAPPDAVSPVSALPEAVSPVSAPPDAVSRVFAPPDVAPPDVAPPDVAPPRSAPPDVAPPVSAPPEAVSPVSAPPDAALPDAALPVDDGLTSETAGDAEPAPEPPADPEQLLADFRWRLDPATLRELVDDPEELRTVRQRLTDKLDSALDNRSRARLLSLRAVASRVLGDLDDALADGRMALTYAEATGELRRVALAQARLAHLLRWRGEFAEADRLFAEANSVELPDRLRAALHEHAARCCYDQGRLIEACHHFERALDLRGEGDAELLARVRIGLDAIAARAAEGGFGPYPRSWDEVLERDRSPVPARDGGQGLWGYADAEGDMVVPARYVEAQPFRDGLAWVRGSQTDRWSLIELTGETVIGPTYLAARPYSDGLAWVVRDESGWLAVDTAGEVVVPPGFADVRPFRKGVAVVRREGWGAVDRTGRILVPTRYHGFHTTLADGRYVDGFTDEGLAVVDLAGRRGVVDRSGQVIVAPAHPALLIHPVAFLATNSAGNWGALDRRGEPLIDPMFPRPADVVAEIEGLLTDANPVL; this is translated from the coding sequence ATGGTTCGGATCACCCGCCCCCGCCTCGGCACCCGAAGGGCCGGCGGCCGGCGGCGGACCACCCGCCGCCACCCCCTGGCGCCGCCGGTGTCCGGGCCGCCCCTACCGGCACCGCCCAGGCCGGCCGCTTCGGATCCGTCCGCACCCGGGTCCGCACCGCCGCCACGCGGCTCGGCGTCCGCCGCACCGCCGGCGGAGGCGGACCTCGTCGAACCGGTCTCCGCGCCACCGGACGCGGCGCCGCCGATCGCCGCACCACCGGACGCCGTATCGCCGGTCTCGGCGCTACCCGAGGCCGTATCGCCGGTCTCCGCACCACCTGACGCCGTTTCCCGGGTCTTCGCGCCACCGGACGTGGCGCCGCCGGACGTGGCGCCGCCGGACGTGGCGCCGCCGAGATCCGCGCCACCGGACGTGGCGCCGCCGGTCTCCGCGCCGCCCGAGGCCGTATCGCCGGTCTCCGCGCCACCGGACGCCGCGTTGCCCGACGCCGCGTTGCCGGTCGACGACGGGCTGACCTCCGAGACGGCGGGCGACGCCGAGCCGGCACCCGAGCCGCCCGCCGATCCCGAGCAGCTGTTGGCGGATTTCCGCTGGCGTCTCGATCCGGCGACCCTGCGCGAGCTTGTGGACGACCCGGAGGAACTGCGGACGGTCCGGCAACGGCTCACCGACAAGCTCGACTCGGCCCTCGACAACCGGTCCCGGGCCCGCCTGCTGAGCCTGCGGGCGGTGGCCTCCCGGGTCCTCGGCGACCTCGACGACGCGCTGGCCGACGGCCGGATGGCGCTGACCTACGCCGAGGCGACCGGTGAGTTGCGGCGGGTCGCGCTCGCCCAGGCCCGGCTGGCCCACCTGCTGCGCTGGCGCGGCGAGTTCGCCGAGGCGGACCGGCTGTTCGCGGAGGCCAACTCGGTCGAGCTACCCGACCGGCTGCGGGCCGCCCTGCACGAGCACGCCGCCCGCTGCTGTTACGACCAGGGCCGGCTGATCGAGGCGTGCCATCACTTCGAGCGCGCTCTCGACCTGCGCGGCGAGGGGGACGCCGAGTTGCTGGCCCGGGTCCGGATCGGGCTGGACGCGATCGCCGCCCGCGCCGCGGAGGGCGGCTTCGGGCCGTACCCGCGTAGTTGGGACGAGGTGTTGGAGCGCGACCGGAGCCCGGTGCCCGCGCGCGACGGCGGCCAGGGCCTGTGGGGTTACGCGGACGCCGAGGGTGACATGGTCGTGCCCGCCCGGTACGTCGAGGCGCAGCCGTTCCGGGACGGCCTGGCCTGGGTACGCGGGTCGCAGACCGACCGGTGGTCGCTGATCGAGCTGACCGGCGAGACGGTGATCGGGCCGACCTACCTGGCGGCCCGGCCGTACTCCGACGGCCTGGCCTGGGTGGTCCGCGACGAGAGCGGCTGGCTGGCCGTCGACACCGCCGGGGAGGTCGTGGTGCCGCCCGGCTTCGCCGACGTACGGCCGTTCCGCAAGGGCGTGGCGGTGGTCCGCCGGGAGGGCTGGGGAGCCGTCGACCGTACCGGCCGGATCCTGGTGCCGACCCGCTACCACGGCTTCCACACCACCCTCGCCGACGGCCGCTACGTCGACGGTTTCACCGACGAGGGCCTGGCCGTGGTGGACCTGGCGGGCCGCAGGGGCGTGGTGGACCGTAGCGGGCAGGTGATCGTGGCACCGGCGCACCCGGCGTTGCTGATCCACCCGGTCGCCTTCCTGGCGACCAACAGCGCCGGGAACTGGGGTGCGCTCGACCGGCGCGGCGAGCCGCTGATCGACCCGATGTTCCCCCGTCCGGCCGACGTCGTCGCCGAGATCGAAGGTCTGCTCACCGACGCCAACCCGGTGCTCTGA
- a CDS encoding leucyl aminopeptidase: protein MTSPSTILSLVDTDPAELAVDAIVIGVHSTTGEQDATGGLAGTLLLASGAESIAAAFDGKLTETLALLGATGGPGEVIKLATLGTIAAPVVAAVGLGPEPSGAAPAPEILRRAAGAAVRALAGAPRVALALPLPDDADAADALRAAAEGALLGGYRFAGYKTLPQPTRREPVAEVLVAVPDAADAGAQAELARARTVTDAVRRTRDWVNTAPNEQRPPAFADAVAEAGRAAGLDVEVLDEVALREGGYGGITAVGQGSEAPPRLVKLTYTPAGGGTGKRVALVGKGITFDTGGISIKPAQGMWEMKSDMAGAAAVAATMLAVAELKPPVAVTAYVPMAENMPSGSAYRPGDVVSMFNGKKVEVLNTDAEGRMVLGDAMARACADGCDYLFEASTLTGGQVVSLGKRISGVMGTTELCERVRSAGDAVGEPAWPMPLPDDVRKGMDSDVADISQVNAGMDRAGHMLQGGVFLREFVTDDVAWAHIDIAGPSYHPGEATGYWTKGGTGVPVRTLLHLIDDVAANG from the coding sequence GTGACATCGCCCAGCACCATCCTGAGCCTGGTCGACACCGACCCCGCCGAACTCGCCGTGGACGCCATCGTGATCGGCGTGCACAGCACGACCGGCGAGCAGGACGCCACCGGCGGCCTCGCCGGCACCCTGCTGCTCGCCAGCGGCGCCGAGAGCATCGCCGCCGCCTTCGACGGCAAGCTGACCGAGACGCTGGCGCTGCTCGGCGCGACCGGCGGCCCGGGCGAGGTGATCAAGTTGGCGACGTTGGGCACGATCGCCGCTCCGGTGGTCGCCGCGGTCGGCCTCGGCCCGGAGCCCAGCGGTGCCGCGCCCGCGCCGGAGATCCTGCGCCGCGCGGCGGGAGCCGCCGTCCGGGCCCTGGCCGGCGCGCCCCGCGTGGCGCTCGCGTTGCCGCTGCCCGACGACGCCGACGCGGCCGACGCGCTGCGCGCTGCCGCCGAGGGTGCGCTGCTGGGCGGCTACCGCTTCGCCGGGTACAAGACCCTGCCCCAGCCGACCCGGCGTGAGCCGGTGGCCGAGGTGCTGGTGGCCGTGCCGGACGCCGCGGACGCGGGCGCGCAGGCCGAACTGGCCCGGGCGCGGACGGTGACCGACGCCGTCCGGCGCACCCGGGACTGGGTCAACACCGCCCCGAACGAGCAGCGCCCGCCGGCCTTCGCCGACGCGGTCGCCGAGGCCGGCCGGGCGGCGGGGCTCGACGTCGAGGTGCTCGACGAGGTCGCGCTGCGCGAGGGCGGGTACGGCGGCATCACCGCGGTCGGGCAGGGTTCGGAGGCACCGCCGCGTCTGGTCAAGTTGACGTACACCCCGGCCGGAGGCGGCACCGGCAAGCGGGTCGCCCTGGTCGGCAAGGGCATCACGTTCGACACCGGCGGCATCTCGATCAAGCCGGCGCAGGGCATGTGGGAGATGAAGTCCGACATGGCCGGCGCGGCGGCGGTGGCCGCCACCATGCTGGCGGTGGCCGAGCTGAAGCCGCCGGTGGCGGTGACCGCGTACGTGCCGATGGCGGAGAACATGCCGTCGGGGTCCGCGTACCGGCCGGGCGACGTGGTCAGCATGTTCAACGGCAAGAAGGTGGAGGTGCTCAACACCGACGCCGAGGGCCGGATGGTCCTCGGCGACGCGATGGCGCGGGCCTGCGCGGACGGCTGCGACTACCTCTTCGAGGCCTCCACCCTCACCGGCGGACAGGTCGTGTCGCTGGGCAAGCGGATCTCCGGTGTGATGGGTACCACCGAACTGTGCGAGCGGGTCCGCTCGGCCGGCGACGCGGTCGGCGAGCCGGCCTGGCCGATGCCGCTGCCGGACGACGTGCGCAAGGGCATGGACTCCGACGTGGCCGACATCTCCCAGGTCAACGCGGGCATGGACCGTGCCGGTCACATGTTGCAGGGCGGCGTCTTCCTGCGCGAGTTCGTCACCGACGACGTCGCCTGGGCACACATCGACATCGCCGGGCCGTCGTACCACCCGGGCGAGGCCACCGGCTACTGGACCAAGGGCGGCACCGGCGTCCCGGTCCGTACGCTGCTGCACCTGATCGACGACGTCGCCGCCAACGGCTGA
- a CDS encoding TetR/AcrR family transcriptional regulator → MGEVKDEKPTRPYHSRVRAESARRTRQAVVVAATELFVARGYTATSLADVAAAAGVARPTVFAAFGSKAALLRQVLDEALAGDDEPIPVAQRPWYRPVWEAESQGAVLDAYADVCTLIGARTARVFETVRRAADGSPETAEVWQTLLRNRRIGARTVVDRLAALGPLRAGSDVERAVDEVWFHNDPAHYGALVHGAGWDERTYRDWLARSMRHALLPD, encoded by the coding sequence ATGGGTGAAGTCAAGGACGAAAAGCCGACCCGGCCGTACCACTCCCGGGTCCGCGCGGAGAGCGCCCGGCGTACCCGCCAGGCGGTGGTCGTCGCGGCGACCGAGCTGTTCGTCGCCCGGGGTTACACCGCCACCTCGTTGGCCGACGTCGCCGCCGCGGCCGGCGTGGCCCGGCCCACCGTCTTCGCCGCCTTCGGTTCGAAGGCGGCGCTGCTGCGCCAGGTGCTCGACGAGGCACTGGCCGGTGACGACGAACCGATTCCGGTCGCCCAACGGCCCTGGTACCGGCCGGTCTGGGAGGCCGAGAGCCAGGGTGCGGTGCTCGACGCGTACGCCGACGTCTGCACGCTGATCGGCGCCCGGACCGCGCGCGTGTTCGAGACGGTACGGCGGGCCGCCGACGGGTCACCCGAGACCGCCGAGGTGTGGCAGACGCTGCTGCGCAACCGGCGCATCGGCGCCCGGACGGTGGTCGACCGGCTGGCCGCCCTCGGGCCGCTGCGCGCGGGGTCCGACGTGGAGCGCGCCGTCGACGAGGTGTGGTTCCACAACGACCCGGCGCACTACGGCGCCCTGGTGCACGGGGCCGGCTGGGACGAGCGGACCTACCGGGATTGGCTGGCCCGGAGCATGCGGCACGCCCTGCTGCCGGACTGA
- a CDS encoding DUF2314 domain-containing protein, whose amino-acid sequence MLITDDFLPVPVPESLSATYLVPTVGLPSVTARTAVAGLAGRLAEPVHGLARQMLDSPLMSVDVRPVSEFPKLPPDLLSAFGASETQLDRLAAASHLVVVQAEYRPGWPPAHEWAARAVAAAVAETVGGDVVDVFGLQFLDPAAALRSLPDAQGRVRLVDWVLVPYSSDAEGLWFTTKGLRRFGLLELQTQGVPDHLTRAWGAVMTGAARRLLRDWTDGLTGEEVPAFVPLPVLATVTGHDIAVAYGNPEQHGATAPVLLRLELDPATDPDADSFLSLRPPAGHPGPAGRYFAAACATLFAGIQPDVRYARPGDAMSRAIATARAGLDDVRVRFRDGQLPPETQLVVKYGLPGDDGPEYVWAGVTSWDSPDRIVGDSASDANTDPTVRIGSPVVVETADVVDWAVLDGTGVIEGGWTQAVLDAGETPTT is encoded by the coding sequence ATGCTCATCACCGACGACTTCCTGCCCGTTCCGGTTCCGGAGTCGCTCAGCGCGACGTACCTGGTGCCGACGGTGGGACTGCCGTCGGTGACGGCACGGACGGCGGTGGCCGGGCTGGCCGGCCGGCTCGCCGAGCCGGTGCACGGGCTGGCCCGGCAGATGCTGGACAGCCCGCTGATGAGCGTCGACGTCCGCCCGGTAAGCGAGTTCCCCAAGCTGCCGCCGGACCTGCTCAGCGCGTTCGGGGCCAGCGAGACGCAGCTGGACCGGCTGGCCGCGGCGAGCCACCTGGTGGTGGTGCAGGCCGAGTACCGGCCGGGCTGGCCGCCGGCGCACGAGTGGGCCGCCCGGGCGGTGGCCGCGGCGGTGGCCGAGACGGTCGGCGGCGACGTGGTGGACGTCTTCGGCCTGCAGTTCCTGGACCCGGCCGCGGCGCTGCGGTCGCTGCCCGACGCCCAGGGCCGGGTCCGGCTGGTCGACTGGGTGCTGGTGCCGTACTCGTCGGACGCCGAGGGGCTCTGGTTCACCACGAAGGGGCTACGCCGGTTCGGCCTGCTGGAGTTGCAGACCCAGGGTGTGCCCGACCATCTCACCCGGGCCTGGGGCGCGGTGATGACCGGTGCCGCGCGACGGCTGCTGCGGGACTGGACCGACGGGCTGACCGGCGAGGAGGTGCCGGCGTTCGTGCCGCTGCCGGTGCTGGCCACGGTGACCGGGCACGACATCGCGGTGGCGTACGGAAATCCGGAGCAGCACGGTGCCACGGCGCCGGTGCTGCTGCGGCTGGAGTTGGACCCGGCGACCGACCCGGACGCCGACTCGTTCCTCAGCCTGCGTCCGCCGGCCGGGCATCCCGGTCCGGCCGGGCGCTACTTCGCCGCCGCCTGCGCCACGCTGTTCGCCGGCATCCAGCCCGACGTGCGCTACGCCCGGCCGGGCGACGCGATGAGCCGGGCGATCGCCACCGCCCGTGCCGGTTTGGACGACGTCCGGGTCCGGTTCCGGGACGGGCAGTTGCCGCCGGAGACCCAGCTGGTCGTCAAGTACGGCCTGCCGGGCGACGACGGCCCGGAGTACGTCTGGGCCGGGGTGACCTCCTGGGACTCCCCGGACCGGATCGTCGGCGACAGCGCCAGCGACGCCAACACCGACCCGACGGTGCGGATCGGCTCCCCCGTGGTGGTGGAGACCGCCGACGTGGTCGACTGGGCGGTGCTCGACGGCACCGGCGTCATCGAGGGCGGCTGGACCCAGGCCGTCCTCGACGCCGGCGAAACCCCCACCACCTGA
- a CDS encoding aldo/keto reductase family protein, with translation MEFRHLGRSGLMVSEISYGNWITHGSQVEEDAAFACVRAALDAGITTFDTADVYAGTRAEDVLGRALEQERREGLEIFTKVYWPTGPGRNDRGLSRKHIMESIDGSLRRLRTDYVDLYQAHRYDYSTPLEETMEAFADVVHSGKAHYIGVSEWKASQLREAHALARELRIPLVSSQPQYSMLWRVIETEVIPTSEELGIGQIVWSPMAQGVLSGKYLPGQPPPAGSRATDEKSGAGFIAKWLTDDVLTRVQQLRPLADQAGLSMAQLAIAWVLQNPNVSSAIIGASRPEQVHDNVKAAGVKLDAGLLKAIDEIVDPVAERDPARTESPAERP, from the coding sequence ATGGAATTCCGACACCTGGGCCGCTCCGGCCTGATGGTCAGTGAGATCTCGTACGGCAACTGGATCACCCACGGCTCGCAGGTCGAGGAGGATGCGGCGTTCGCCTGCGTCCGAGCCGCCCTCGACGCAGGCATCACCACCTTCGACACCGCCGACGTCTACGCCGGCACCCGCGCCGAGGACGTCCTCGGCCGGGCGCTGGAGCAGGAGCGGCGCGAGGGTCTGGAGATCTTCACCAAGGTGTACTGGCCCACCGGCCCGGGACGCAACGACCGGGGCCTGTCCCGCAAGCACATCATGGAGTCGATCGACGGCTCGCTGCGCCGGCTGCGGACCGACTACGTGGACCTCTACCAGGCCCACCGGTACGACTACAGCACTCCGCTGGAGGAGACGATGGAGGCCTTCGCCGACGTCGTGCACTCCGGCAAGGCGCACTACATCGGCGTCTCGGAGTGGAAGGCGTCGCAGCTGCGCGAGGCCCACGCCCTCGCCCGGGAGCTGCGCATCCCGCTGGTCTCCAGCCAGCCGCAGTACTCCATGCTCTGGCGGGTCATCGAGACCGAGGTGATCCCCACCAGCGAGGAGCTGGGCATCGGCCAGATCGTCTGGTCGCCGATGGCGCAGGGCGTGCTCTCCGGCAAGTACCTTCCCGGCCAGCCGCCGCCGGCCGGGTCCCGGGCCACCGACGAGAAGTCCGGGGCGGGCTTCATCGCCAAGTGGCTGACCGACGACGTGCTGACCCGGGTGCAGCAGTTGCGACCGCTGGCCGACCAGGCCGGGCTGAGCATGGCCCAGCTGGCCATCGCCTGGGTGCTACAGAACCCCAACGTGTCCTCGGCCATCATCGGGGCGTCCCGCCCCGAGCAGGTCCACGACAACGTCAAGGCGGCCGGCGTCAAGCTCGACGCCGGCCTGCTCAAGGCGATCGACGAGATCGTCGACCCGGTGGCCGAGCGCGATCCCGCGCGTACCGAGTCCCCGGCCGAACGGCCCTGA
- a CDS encoding DUF3043 domain-containing protein: MPSLFRRKSADLADPATEPLTPAEEEAARPRGYTPSKGRETPKRPAVGRRPAGATAPLSKEEAKAVRRQRRAEAAAEFRREGGPRDRGPERLLARNVVDSRRTVGTWFFGGALVVLIGSNQAMPPAIRLASNLLWAALAVGVVIDSVLISRRIKKLVGARFPNSTQRMGSLYLYAIMRSITFRKLRTPAPQVGLGDPV; this comes from the coding sequence GTGCCGTCGCTGTTTCGCCGCAAGTCCGCCGACCTCGCCGATCCCGCCACCGAGCCGCTGACCCCGGCGGAGGAGGAGGCGGCCCGGCCCCGTGGCTACACCCCGAGCAAGGGGCGGGAAACGCCCAAGCGACCCGCCGTCGGCCGCCGTCCGGCCGGCGCGACGGCGCCGCTGAGCAAGGAGGAGGCGAAGGCGGTACGCCGGCAGCGGCGGGCCGAGGCTGCCGCGGAGTTCCGGCGGGAGGGTGGTCCCCGTGACCGGGGACCTGAGCGGTTGCTGGCGCGCAACGTGGTCGACTCCCGGCGTACCGTCGGCACCTGGTTCTTCGGTGGGGCGCTGGTGGTGCTGATCGGCTCGAACCAGGCGATGCCGCCGGCGATCCGGCTCGCCTCCAACCTGCTCTGGGCCGCGCTGGCCGTGGGCGTGGTGATCGACTCGGTGCTCATCTCGCGCAGGATCAAGAAGTTGGTCGGCGCCCGCTTCCCGAACTCCACCCAGCGGATGGGGTCGCTCTACCTCTACGCCATCATGCGGTCGATCACCTTCCGCAAGCTGCGTACCCCGGCACCCCAGGTCGGCCTCGGCGATCCGGTCTGA
- a CDS encoding cupin domain-containing protein, producing MSIRPHLLRRDEGEAYWFTGNLVTVKAAAGQTRGQLTVVEFVNPPGFAPPLHRHELEDEMFYVLSGSAVFHCAGEEREAGPGAGRPGRAGPCRGPARHRAARTAARPLTDPILTWETTIMILFRTTGSRRRPAGAAWPTVTVVAITLAGSAACSAEPATPTGPDQAASASAAARSDDGAEKIDGCTLLTDAEVTEIIGDNPGGVPGSAGCTWENPDTYHSVTLHIGIPGTAVDGQLPPADPILGEPEEGPDGMRFSTGEVEFAGGDRYCTLRVVTSVVDDSDRPTMIRLAGLVRDRL from the coding sequence GTGTCGATCCGTCCGCACCTGCTCCGCCGCGACGAGGGCGAGGCGTACTGGTTCACCGGCAACCTGGTCACCGTCAAGGCCGCCGCCGGCCAGACCCGCGGGCAGCTGACCGTGGTCGAGTTCGTCAACCCGCCCGGCTTCGCGCCGCCGCTGCACCGGCACGAGTTGGAGGACGAGATGTTCTACGTGCTCTCCGGCTCCGCGGTGTTCCACTGCGCGGGCGAGGAACGGGAGGCCGGACCCGGCGCCGGTCGACCCGGCCGCGCTGGGCCATGCCGCGGCCCGGCACGGCATCGAGCTGCTCGGACCGCCGCCCGGCCACTGACCGATCCGATCCTCACCTGGGAGACGACCATCATGATCCTGTTTCGCACCACCGGTTCCCGGCGGCGTCCCGCCGGCGCGGCCTGGCCGACGGTGACCGTCGTGGCCATCACCCTCGCCGGCTCGGCCGCCTGCTCGGCCGAGCCGGCCACCCCGACCGGCCCGGACCAGGCCGCCTCCGCCTCCGCCGCGGCGCGGTCGGACGACGGCGCCGAGAAGATCGACGGCTGCACGCTGCTGACCGACGCCGAGGTCACCGAGATCATCGGAGACAACCCCGGCGGGGTGCCCGGCTCCGCCGGCTGCACCTGGGAGAACCCGGACACCTACCACTCGGTGACCCTGCACATCGGGATTCCCGGCACCGCGGTCGACGGGCAGCTGCCGCCCGCCGATCCGATCCTCGGCGAGCCCGAGGAGGGCCCCGACGGGATGCGGTTCTCCACCGGCGAGGTCGAGTTCGCCGGCGGCGACCGGTACTGCACGCTGCGGGTGGTCACCAGCGTCGTCGACGACAGCGACCGACCCACGATGATCCGGCTCGCCGGACTGGTCCGTGACCGGCTCTGA
- a CDS encoding site-2 protease family protein, with amino-acid sequence MTPRDAEPLLLGVPRAAFRPSPVFGALVALLVTCAVLTWHEVGNVRLNVFGFVVSGWLVSLCLHEYAHAVVAYRSGDRGVAHRGYLTLNPLKYSHPLLSIALPVAVVLLGGIGLPGGAVWVDRHVIPGRLRHSLVSLAGPATNVLFALVLVAVLRLGAPGGGPLEFWAAVALLAFLQLTASLLNLLPVPGLDGGNMLQPWLNPQWRRMYDLFAPYGFILLFALLWNPTIGGWFFAAVFAIGDALGLPPWLYATGLELVRFWQG; translated from the coding sequence ATGACACCAAGGGACGCCGAGCCGCTGCTGCTCGGGGTGCCTCGGGCCGCGTTCCGGCCCAGCCCGGTCTTCGGAGCCCTGGTCGCGCTGCTGGTGACCTGCGCCGTGCTGACCTGGCACGAGGTCGGCAACGTCCGGCTCAACGTGTTCGGCTTCGTCGTCTCCGGCTGGCTGGTCTCGCTCTGCCTGCACGAGTACGCCCACGCCGTGGTCGCGTACCGCTCCGGTGACCGTGGCGTGGCCCACCGCGGCTACCTGACGCTCAACCCGCTGAAGTACAGCCACCCGCTGCTGTCCATCGCGTTGCCGGTGGCGGTGGTGCTGCTCGGCGGCATCGGGCTGCCGGGTGGCGCCGTCTGGGTGGACCGGCACGTGATCCCGGGTCGGCTGCGGCACAGCCTGGTCAGCCTGGCCGGCCCGGCCACCAACGTGCTGTTCGCGCTGGTGCTGGTGGCGGTGCTGCGGCTCGGCGCCCCGGGCGGCGGGCCGCTGGAGTTCTGGGCCGCCGTCGCGCTGCTCGCCTTCCTCCAGCTCACCGCCAGCCTGCTCAACCTGTTGCCGGTGCCCGGCCTCGACGGCGGCAACATGCTCCAGCCGTGGCTGAACCCGCAGTGGCGGCGGATGTACGACCTGTTCGCGCCGTACGGCTTCATCCTGCTCTTCGCGTTGCTGTGGAACCCGACGATCGGCGGCTGGTTCTTCGCCGCCGTCTTCGCGATCGGCGACGCCCTCGGCCTGCCCCCGTGGCTCTACGCCACGGGTCTCGAACTGGTCCGCTTCTGGCAGGGCTGA
- the gcvT gene encoding glycine cleavage system aminomethyltransferase GcvT — MTDVTTDAAATRLRRSPLGERHTALGAKFAPFGGWEMPLEYAGGGVLREHTAVRTDVGVFDVSHLGKVRVTGTGAVQFVNACLSNDLDRIGPGRAQYTLCCDDATGGVVDDIIAYRYADDHVFLIPNAANTAEVVRRLRAAAPPQVTVTDEHEAYAVLAVQGPRSAELLGGLGLPTEHGYMSFTPARLAGVELTVCRTGYTGELGYELVVPAGAAVAVWDALFAAEPAPRACGLGARDTLRTEMGYPLHGQDLSLEITPVQARSGWAVGWDKPSFWGRDALLAERAAGPRRTLRGLAAVDRAIPRPGMAVFHGDTRVGTVTSGTFSPTRKQGIALALVDTAAELPDGAELHVDVRGRRGAVRLTRPPFVHPSVR, encoded by the coding sequence ATGACCGACGTGACCACAGACGCCGCCGCGACCCGGCTGCGTCGTTCCCCGCTGGGCGAGCGGCACACCGCGCTCGGCGCCAAGTTCGCCCCGTTCGGTGGCTGGGAGATGCCGCTGGAGTACGCCGGCGGCGGGGTGCTCCGGGAGCACACCGCGGTGCGCACCGACGTCGGCGTGTTCGACGTGTCGCACCTGGGCAAGGTGCGGGTGACCGGCACCGGGGCGGTGCAGTTCGTCAACGCCTGCCTCAGCAACGACCTGGACCGGATCGGGCCGGGCCGGGCGCAGTACACGCTGTGCTGCGACGACGCGACCGGCGGCGTGGTGGACGACATCATCGCCTACCGGTACGCCGACGACCACGTCTTCCTCATCCCGAACGCCGCGAACACCGCCGAGGTGGTGCGCCGGCTGCGCGCCGCCGCGCCGCCGCAGGTCACGGTCACCGACGAGCACGAGGCGTACGCCGTGCTGGCGGTGCAGGGGCCCCGCTCGGCGGAGCTGCTGGGTGGCCTGGGCCTGCCCACCGAACACGGGTACATGAGCTTCACCCCGGCCCGCCTCGCCGGCGTCGAGCTGACCGTGTGCCGGACCGGCTACACCGGTGAGCTGGGCTACGAACTGGTGGTCCCGGCCGGTGCGGCGGTCGCGGTGTGGGACGCGCTGTTCGCCGCCGAACCGGCACCGCGGGCCTGCGGGCTGGGCGCCCGGGACACGTTGCGCACCGAGATGGGGTACCCGTTGCACGGCCAGGACCTGTCGCTGGAGATCACGCCGGTGCAGGCCCGGTCGGGCTGGGCGGTCGGCTGGGACAAGCCGTCCTTCTGGGGCCGCGACGCGCTACTCGCGGAGCGGGCCGCCGGTCCCCGTCGGACGCTGCGCGGGCTGGCAGCCGTGGACCGGGCCATCCCGCGCCCCGGTATGGCGGTCTTCCACGGCGACACCCGGGTCGGCACCGTCACCAGCGGCACCTTCAGCCCGACGAGGAAGCAGGGTATCGCGCTCGCGCTTGTCGACACCGCCGCCGAGCTTCCCGACGGCGCCGAGCTGCACGTCGACGTCCGTGGCCGCCGGGGTGCCGTCCGCCTGACCCGCCCGCCCTTCGTCCACCCCTCCGTCCGGTGA